A window of the Brassica napus cultivar Da-Ae chromosome C5, Da-Ae, whole genome shotgun sequence genome harbors these coding sequences:
- the LOC106404363 gene encoding replication protein A 70 kDa DNA-binding subunit B-like translates to MRLLVELRDPNNVKMMCTLWGSYAKQVYDYSRSNMSTMIICVIRFCSVKEWKGAYSISSGYNSTHILLNPTLDFIEEFKASLPDDSLALTNNDSSQWSVGTATSIRARFFVLNERLTIGEIIDSSVVGTFVTLGTIETIDTERGWQYLSCKYHNKKVMPTTNVDADDRPLFFCNTCDKEHSDVISRFKLIANVKDDSGEANFLLFDANAQAIVRHSAAELYDENEDEDFLPEAVSDLFGKRVLFEISVDADNIKGKSSQYVVRLATDDREMVEEFADLPPKSNPVLMLESADDISSGSGGFTATPLSKRKSEQDDDSCLEDQHSVNKKLSQKKLKGE, encoded by the exons ATGAGGCTCTTGGTTGAGTTGCGTGACCCAAA TAATGTGAAGATGATGTGTACTCTGTGGGGTAGTTATGCTAAACAAGTATACGATTACAGTAGGAGTAACATGTCCACCATGATTATTTGTGTGATCAGATTCTGTTCTGTTAAAGAGTGGAAAG GTGCTTACTCCATATCTAGCGGGTATAATTCAACCCATATCCTGCTCAACCCAACACTTGATTTTATTGAGGAGTTCAAAGCAAG TCTCCCTGATGATTCACTTGCTCTTACGAACAACGATAGTAGCCAATGGTCTGTTGGTACTGCTACTTCTATTCGTGCCAGGTTTTTTGTTCTtaatgagaggctaaccatcgGAGAGATCATTGATAGCTCTGTG GTTGGCACTTTTGTTACTCTGGGGACCATTGAAACAATTGATACTGAACGTGGCTGGCAATATCTAAGTTGCAAATACCACAACAAAAAAGTGATGCCTACAACCAATGTTGATGCTGATGACCGGCCCTTGTTCTTCTGCAATACGTGTGACAAAGAACACAGTGATGTTATTTCCAG GTTCAAATTAATTGCCAATGTCAAGGACGATAGCGGTGAGGCTAATTTTCTGTTGTTTGATGCTAATGCTCAAGCAATTGTGCGTCATTCTGCTGCTGAACTCTATGACGAG AATGAAGATGAAGACTTCTTACCTGAAGCAGTGAGCGATCTCTTTGGTAAGAGAGTCCTTTTTGAGATTTCAGTTGACGCTGATAACATCAAAGGAAAGAGTTCTCAGTATGTTGTTCGATTGGCTACTGATGACCGTGAAATGGTTGAGGAATTTGCTGATTTGCCTCCTAAATCTAACCCG GTACTAATGTTGGAGTCCGCAGATGATATTTCCTCTGGTTCTGGTGGTTTTACAGCAACTCCTTTGTCCAAAAGAAAAAGCGAACAAGATGACGACAGTTGCCTTGAGGATCAACACTCTGTTAAcaagaaactctctcaaaagaAACTCAAGGGCGAGTGA